The following coding sequences lie in one Myxococcus xanthus genomic window:
- a CDS encoding MFS transporter has product MKFLRELRSVLNLTVLVAGLGYFVDLFDITLFGVVRIASLKDIGVTDPADILQSGLLIYNAQMVGMMVGGLLWGVLADKRGRLSVMFGSILLYSFANLANAFAWDVTSYAVFRFLGGVGLAGELGAAITLVAESLPKEKRGLGTTIVATLGMLGIVAAAFLGQHMHWKTAYLTGGFMGIALLFARFKVSESELFTKKTDPSRANPLLILTGGRFLKYICCILIGVPIYFTTGILFTFAPELTAGLDVQGTVTAGNAILYGSIGLTLGDLLAGVFSQWLKSRKRAVAMNLCAGFVLMLVYGLTPGLTSTMVYGLSFLIGITVGYWAVLVTMAAEQFGTNIRGTVATTVPNFVRGSAALAASGFAYLKGEMSVSTAAIIVGSICFGLALLALTRLEETFHRDLDYEETATGPQPAAQPSQSGT; this is encoded by the coding sequence ATGAAATTCCTGAGAGAGCTCCGCTCGGTCCTGAACCTGACCGTGCTGGTGGCCGGGCTCGGCTACTTCGTCGACCTCTTCGACATCACACTGTTCGGCGTGGTGCGTATCGCATCGCTCAAGGACATCGGCGTCACCGACCCGGCCGACATCCTCCAGAGCGGACTGCTCATCTACAACGCGCAGATGGTGGGCATGATGGTGGGCGGCCTGCTTTGGGGCGTGCTCGCCGACAAGCGCGGCCGCCTGTCGGTGATGTTCGGCTCCATCCTGCTCTACTCCTTCGCGAACCTGGCCAACGCCTTCGCCTGGGACGTCACCAGCTACGCCGTCTTCCGCTTCCTGGGAGGCGTGGGGCTCGCGGGTGAGCTGGGCGCGGCCATCACCCTGGTGGCGGAGTCCCTGCCCAAGGAGAAGCGCGGCCTGGGGACCACCATCGTCGCCACGCTGGGCATGCTCGGCATCGTCGCCGCGGCCTTCCTGGGCCAGCACATGCACTGGAAGACGGCCTACCTCACCGGCGGCTTCATGGGCATCGCGCTGCTCTTCGCGCGCTTCAAGGTGTCGGAATCGGAGCTGTTCACCAAGAAGACGGACCCCTCGCGCGCCAACCCGCTGCTGATCCTCACCGGCGGCCGGTTCCTCAAGTACATCTGCTGCATCCTCATCGGCGTGCCCATCTACTTCACCACGGGCATCCTCTTCACCTTCGCGCCCGAGCTGACGGCCGGCCTCGACGTCCAGGGCACCGTGACGGCTGGCAACGCCATCCTCTACGGCTCCATTGGCCTGACGCTGGGTGACCTGTTGGCGGGCGTCTTCAGCCAGTGGCTCAAGAGCCGCAAGCGCGCGGTGGCGATGAACCTCTGCGCGGGCTTCGTGCTGATGCTCGTCTACGGCCTCACCCCGGGCCTCACCAGCACCATGGTGTACGGGCTGAGCTTCCTGATTGGCATCACCGTGGGCTACTGGGCCGTGCTGGTGACCATGGCCGCCGAGCAGTTCGGCACCAACATCCGCGGCACAGTGGCCACCACCGTCCCCAACTTCGTGCGTGGCTCGGCGGCGCTCGCGGCCAGCGGCTTCGCCTACCTGAAGGGCGAGATGTCGGTGTCCACCGCGGCGATCATCGTCGGCAGCATCTGCTTCGGCCTGGCGCTGCTGGCCCTCACCCGGCTGGAAGAGACGTTCCACCGGGACCTGGATTACGAGGAGACGGCGACCGGCCCACAGCCTGCCGCCCAGCCCTCGCAGTCCGGCACCTGA